The Halalkalibacter krulwichiae genome has a segment encoding these proteins:
- a CDS encoding DUF2953 domain-containing protein: MVWTIIIVSVFVLFVFIAIMKINIDLKYRHYQDDDLLEIKVSIWKMRVYTFSAPVIKVDDDTASVVVEEEQEIAGMESKKKIPITPELIIEDLRWLRDFLKHVVGLHKIIRRFLRKMNVNELTWHTDIGVGNAAHTAQLTGVIWTLKGSIIGLIGNHMRMRLMPKLTINPHFQAVVSHTYLSCMFSFRMGHAIVAGLMLLKHWRRRPEMTRPSSSVEKNM, translated from the coding sequence ATGGTTTGGACAATAATTATTGTGAGTGTGTTCGTACTTTTTGTGTTCATTGCGATCATGAAAATTAATATTGATCTAAAGTATCGCCATTATCAAGATGATGACTTATTGGAAATTAAAGTGTCTATTTGGAAAATGAGAGTGTATACCTTTTCAGCTCCCGTCATAAAGGTTGACGATGACACAGCTTCTGTTGTCGTAGAAGAGGAGCAGGAGATTGCCGGAATGGAATCAAAGAAAAAAATTCCGATTACGCCAGAGCTTATCATTGAGGATTTAAGGTGGCTTAGGGATTTCTTAAAGCACGTAGTTGGTTTGCACAAAATAATAAGACGTTTCTTACGAAAAATGAATGTTAATGAACTCACTTGGCACACCGATATTGGAGTTGGGAATGCTGCTCATACGGCTCAATTAACAGGAGTTATTTGGACATTAAAAGGGAGTATTATCGGATTAATTGGCAACCATATGAGAATGAGGTTGATGCCTAAGTTAACGATTAACCCCCATTTTCAAGCAGTAGTCTCTCATACATATTTATCTTGCATGTTTTCTTTTAGAATGGGGCATGCTATCGTTGCAGGTCTAATGTTACTTAAGCATTGGAGACGAAGACCGGAGATGACTAGACCTAGTTCTTCGGTTGAAAAAAATATGTAA
- the sppA gene encoding signal peptide peptidase SppA — protein sequence MSRKRWLALIAVAMIFFISLGVNVMTSGVMSNANALLDTSGHEWTEQVIEAGEELGGSIVVLELSGVIQDVGDGGLFQAVGYRHQMFLSQIEHAAKDPSVEGIIIRVNTPGGGVVESAEIHEKIVQAQVEYDKPIYVSMGNMAASGGYYIAAPADKIVASPQTITGSIGVIMESINVAELAENYGVKVNTIKSGPYKDIMSAMREMTDEDRDILQSIIDESYDEFVRIIAEGRNMTENEVRAIADGRIYTGNQAFELNLVDDLGSLDDTISMMRDLVGEYNVIKYEPHVGFPQFLSMSMQKLTQGDHELATLERILSTDRSPTLKYIYTD from the coding sequence ATGAGTCGGAAACGTTGGTTAGCATTAATTGCAGTTGCGATGATATTCTTTATTTCACTGGGAGTTAATGTGATGACATCAGGGGTGATGTCCAATGCAAATGCTTTATTAGATACAAGTGGTCATGAATGGACGGAACAAGTCATTGAAGCAGGAGAAGAACTGGGTGGTTCGATTGTGGTATTAGAACTTAGTGGGGTCATTCAAGATGTTGGAGACGGAGGATTGTTTCAGGCAGTAGGTTATAGACATCAGATGTTTCTCTCTCAAATTGAACATGCTGCTAAAGATCCTAGTGTAGAAGGGATTATCATTCGAGTAAATACCCCAGGTGGCGGAGTCGTTGAGAGTGCTGAAATTCATGAGAAGATTGTTCAGGCTCAAGTTGAATATGATAAACCGATATATGTTTCAATGGGGAATATGGCCGCTTCCGGTGGTTATTACATAGCGGCACCAGCAGACAAGATTGTTGCCAGTCCGCAAACAATCACAGGCTCGATCGGTGTCATCATGGAATCGATAAATGTGGCCGAGTTGGCTGAAAATTATGGTGTCAAAGTAAATACCATTAAAAGTGGTCCATACAAAGATATCATGTCTGCGATGAGAGAAATGACAGATGAAGATCGTGATATTCTTCAATCAATTATAGACGAATCTTATGACGAGTTTGTACGAATCATTGCAGAAGGGCGAAATATGACTGAAAATGAGGTCCGAGCAATCGCTGATGGTCGTATTTACACCGGGAATCAGGCGTTTGAATTGAATTTAGTAGATGATCTTGGTAGTTTAGACGATACTATTTCAATGATGAGAGATCTTGTTGGAGAGTATAATGTCATTAAATATGAGCCTCATGTAGGATTCCCGCAATTTCTCTCAATGTCAATGCAGAAATTGACTCAAGGTGACCATGAATTGGCAACGTTAGAAAGAATTCTATCAACAGATCGATCACCAACTTTGAAATATATTTATACAGATTAA
- a CDS encoding class I SAM-dependent methyltransferase: protein MTVHSTNTEILYTYFDEAALYLEKHWNITYLEGLAEAGENLFRGEVCQPLTLDQKNHLLSELDKVNIEDFTQEEIRKSLQLVVLKGMKGVVQPHHSMTPDAVSLFMSYLVNKVVGKQKEQVTLLDLAVGSGNLISALLNHSLTPIQAIGFEVDETLVKLAYVNANLQKHELQLFHQDSIEPIAFPEVDLVVTDVPVGFYPKDEVAHEYQLKAEDGHAYIHHLMIEQAIKKTKAGGFLFFIVPNFLFQSDQAEKLHTYIKEEANILGLLQLPKTMFKTEQAGKSIFMIQKKGKVQSCLNRLY, encoded by the coding sequence GTGACGGTACATTCGACAAATACTGAAATTTTATATACATATTTTGATGAGGCTGCTCTTTATTTAGAAAAGCATTGGAATATTACTTATTTAGAAGGATTGGCTGAAGCTGGTGAAAACCTATTTAGAGGAGAAGTATGTCAACCTTTAACGCTCGATCAAAAAAATCATTTACTTTCTGAATTAGATAAGGTAAATATAGAGGACTTTACCCAAGAAGAAATTAGAAAGTCTTTACAACTAGTTGTTTTAAAAGGAATGAAGGGGGTTGTTCAACCACACCATTCCATGACTCCAGATGCTGTAAGTTTGTTTATGAGTTATTTAGTGAATAAAGTAGTAGGGAAACAAAAAGAACAAGTGACCTTGTTAGATCTAGCTGTTGGCTCAGGAAATCTAATATCGGCTTTGTTGAATCATTCCTTAACTCCTATTCAAGCAATTGGCTTTGAAGTTGATGAAACGTTGGTGAAGTTAGCATATGTGAATGCTAATTTACAAAAGCACGAGTTACAGTTATTCCATCAAGATAGTATTGAACCGATCGCTTTTCCAGAGGTTGATCTTGTTGTTACAGATGTACCAGTCGGATTTTATCCAAAAGATGAGGTTGCTCATGAGTATCAGCTTAAGGCAGAAGACGGTCATGCATATATTCATCATTTAATGATTGAACAGGCTATCAAGAAAACAAAAGCAGGAGGATTCTTGTTTTTTATTGTTCCTAACTTTTTATTCCAAAGTGATCAAGCTGAGAAACTTCACACGTATATAAAAGAAGAAGCGAATATTTTAGGGCTTTTACAACTTCCAAAAACAATGTTTAAAACAGAGCAAGCTGGTAAGAGTATCTTTATGATTCAGAAGAAGGGGAAGGTGCAATCATGCCTAAACAGGCTCTATTAG
- a CDS encoding NAD kinase, with product MKGCFCKVSKRKNLYLFYKRTIEMEELIQPLKEIAEQNEFTLVTDVEKANIIASIGGDNAFLQATRKTNFNEDCLYVGVNTDSMGFYTDFSMENIEQMVLAMKNEEVEVRRYPLLKVTVDNEMPFYCLNECSIRSNVIKTFVIDVMIDDFHFETFRGDGMIVSTPTGSTAYNLSVNGAVVDPALPSIQVSEIASLNNNEYRTLGTSFLLSPERKLTLNVVQDGNDHPIIGVDNEALSIRHAKEINLSLAEKQIKVLKLKNNSYWQKVQKKFL from the coding sequence ATGAAAGGGTGTTTTTGCAAAGTGTCAAAAAGGAAAAATCTTTATCTTTTTTACAAACGCACAATTGAAATGGAAGAGCTCATTCAACCACTTAAAGAAATCGCAGAACAAAATGAATTTACCTTAGTTACTGATGTTGAGAAAGCAAATATCATTGCTAGCATCGGAGGAGATAATGCGTTCTTACAGGCAACGAGAAAAACAAATTTTAATGAGGATTGTTTATATGTTGGTGTAAATACAGATTCAATGGGGTTTTATACCGATTTTAGTATGGAAAACATCGAGCAAATGGTGTTAGCCATGAAAAATGAAGAAGTTGAGGTTAGACGTTATCCCCTTTTAAAAGTAACCGTTGATAATGAAATGCCCTTTTACTGCTTGAATGAGTGTTCCATCCGGTCAAATGTAATTAAAACCTTTGTCATTGATGTCATGATTGATGATTTTCATTTTGAAACATTTCGTGGCGACGGGATGATTGTTTCCACTCCGACAGGGAGCACAGCATATAATTTGTCTGTGAATGGTGCCGTTGTTGATCCTGCGCTACCATCTATACAAGTTAGTGAAATTGCTTCGTTAAACAACAATGAATACCGCACTCTGGGAACGTCATTCCTTTTGAGTCCCGAGCGAAAATTAACACTAAATGTTGTCCAGGATGGAAATGATCACCCTATAATCGGAGTAGATAATGAAGCTTTAAGTATCCGTCATGCTAAAGAAATCAATCTCTCTTTAGCTGAAAAACAAATCAAAGTACTGAAACTAAAAAATAACAGTTACTGGCAAAAGGTTCAGAAGAAATTTTTATAA
- a CDS encoding EcsC family protein, producing the protein MSQRWNEIKEWEETFFHYDATDLGGTYNKWNERLYEQLSQKQKQKWLEKMDSCLIHLQAWLQHSRSHEETKKRVIAHARLFDSSITTIEQLQALPLEQLDYIAEQLMAKQRLLALGQGGLTGMGGMFLLLADLPALAIIQLRSLQHLALVYGYDVRRPIEMVNLLKLFYVATLPKAYQAEEWDKLLEEVERQEREHIFYEGDDAILQESSLEQLTNQLVKSFVITMLRKKLIQGVPLVGMAVSAGLNYRFSQQVIEIGQHFYQKRRLIEEGI; encoded by the coding sequence ATGAGTCAACGTTGGAATGAAATAAAAGAATGGGAAGAGACTTTCTTTCATTATGATGCAACAGATCTTGGTGGTACGTATAATAAATGGAATGAACGTCTTTATGAACAACTAAGCCAAAAACAAAAACAAAAATGGCTAGAAAAGATGGATTCGTGTTTGATCCATTTACAGGCTTGGCTGCAACATAGCCGCTCTCATGAAGAAACAAAAAAAAGAGTCATTGCCCATGCAAGGTTGTTCGATTCTAGTATTACAACCATTGAACAATTACAAGCATTACCTTTAGAACAACTTGACTATATTGCTGAGCAATTAATGGCAAAACAACGTTTGCTAGCATTAGGACAAGGTGGACTGACTGGAATGGGAGGAATGTTTTTATTGCTCGCAGATTTACCTGCGCTTGCAATTATTCAATTGCGCTCTTTGCAACACTTAGCTTTAGTGTACGGGTATGATGTTAGACGACCAATCGAGATGGTGAATTTACTAAAACTATTCTATGTCGCTACACTTCCGAAAGCCTATCAAGCAGAAGAATGGGATAAGCTTCTAGAAGAAGTCGAAAGACAAGAGCGTGAGCACATCTTTTACGAAGGCGATGATGCCATTTTACAAGAGAGCAGCTTAGAACAATTAACGAATCAGTTAGTAAAAAGTTTCGTCATTACGATGCTAAGGAAAAAGCTTATCCAAGGTGTTCCACTTGTCGGAATGGCCGTTTCAGCAGGTTTAAATTACCGCTTCTCCCAACAAGTAATAGAAATAGGCCAACACTTCTACCAAAAAAGACGATTAATAGAAGAAGGCATCTAA
- a CDS encoding 3'-5' exoribonuclease YhaM family protein translates to MASWQERDTITDFFLIKEREIKQASNGSEYANFTIEKNLHVILARLWDITDDQKRLFIRKSIVKIEGTVITYRGQVQLNINRMRLATDDDAINVSQLISKDGVNREELWHELRLMMEEVHSETLRSIIKNVFSQKLLRERLTTIPASKNYHHPYYAGLLDHIVHVSRAALQLLPLYPQVNRDIIMSACLLHDLGKTELFTEPVAPDYSTSGHLMGHIVLGLEIIHDAAREAGIPSHNEELMSVKHCIASQFGEVSQGYGSTVSPKTAEAIFFQHIKQMNTMLHAFEMIQERAKDEWTYSPMFKRKMYTGKEGSK, encoded by the coding sequence ATGGCGAGTTGGCAAGAGAGAGATACGATTACAGATTTTTTTCTAATTAAAGAAAGAGAAATTAAACAGGCATCTAACGGGAGTGAGTATGCCAATTTTACAATCGAAAAAAATTTACATGTTATATTAGCTCGTTTATGGGACATTACTGATGATCAGAAGCGATTGTTCATTCGGAAATCAATTGTGAAGATCGAAGGAACAGTTATTACATATCGTGGCCAAGTTCAACTAAATATAAATCGAATGCGTCTAGCGACAGATGATGATGCTATTAATGTTTCACAGTTAATTTCAAAAGACGGTGTCAATCGAGAAGAACTTTGGCATGAGTTGCGTTTAATGATGGAGGAAGTCCATTCGGAAACGCTAAGATCTATTATCAAAAACGTATTCAGTCAGAAATTGTTACGGGAACGTTTAACAACGATCCCAGCCTCTAAAAATTATCATCACCCGTATTATGCAGGATTATTAGACCATATCGTTCATGTAAGTAGAGCTGCCTTACAACTTTTACCACTTTATCCGCAAGTAAACCGTGACATCATTATGTCAGCATGCCTTTTGCATGACTTAGGAAAAACAGAACTTTTCACTGAGCCGGTTGCACCAGATTATTCAACATCTGGTCATTTAATGGGACACATTGTTCTTGGACTTGAAATCATTCATGATGCAGCAAGGGAAGCAGGAATTCCTAGTCACAATGAAGAATTAATGAGTGTAAAGCATTGCATCGCAAGTCAGTTTGGTGAAGTAAGTCAAGGATACGGAAGTACGGTTTCACCTAAGACAGCAGAGGCAATCTTTTTCCAACACATTAAGCAAATGAATACGATGCTTCATGCATTTGAAATGATTCAAGAACGGGCAAAAGATGAATGGACTTATTCACCAATGTTCAAGAGGAAAATGTATACAGGTAAAGAGGGATCTAAATGA
- a CDS encoding cysteine desulfurase family protein, producing MIYLDNSATTKPYKEVVDAYTAVASNFFGNPSSLHTLGMKAEGLITESRNRIAELLDVKPVEIIFTSGGTEGNNLAIKGAAKAKQKRGKHLITTVVEHPSVMEAFAQLEQDGYEVTYLPVDQEGRVEVAQVEAAIRPDTTLLSIIHVNNETGAIQPIEKIGEMLERYPRIYFHVDHVQGISKVPLNLRKARIDFSTFSAHKFHGMKGTGFLFVREGIKLAPLFEGGSQENGLRAGTENTAGIVSMAKALRMAKNQENEHEQLYKLRETFIRKLNAIDGIVINSPADQVAPHIVNFSIPGAKPEVVVQSLSSKGIYVSTKSACSSKLSAPSRVLSAMGLSDERAISGIRVSFSFDTTAAEVNQLLTELEVIIPELLEVVKS from the coding sequence ATGATTTATTTAGATAATAGTGCAACAACGAAACCATATAAAGAAGTAGTTGATGCTTATACGGCTGTTGCATCGAATTTTTTTGGGAATCCATCATCTCTTCACACGCTTGGTATGAAAGCAGAGGGGTTAATTACAGAATCGAGAAACCGGATTGCAGAACTTCTTGATGTTAAGCCAGTTGAGATTATTTTTACTTCTGGAGGAACAGAAGGAAATAATTTGGCGATAAAAGGTGCGGCAAAAGCCAAACAAAAGCGGGGGAAACACCTAATAACAACTGTAGTTGAACATCCATCTGTAATGGAAGCTTTTGCGCAGCTTGAGCAGGATGGCTATGAAGTAACATACTTACCTGTAGACCAAGAAGGAAGAGTAGAAGTTGCTCAAGTTGAGGCAGCAATTCGTCCGGATACAACATTACTATCAATTATTCATGTAAATAATGAAACGGGTGCGATTCAGCCAATAGAGAAAATTGGGGAAATGTTGGAGCGCTATCCTCGTATTTATTTTCATGTTGATCATGTGCAAGGTATTTCTAAAGTTCCATTAAATCTGCGTAAGGCACGTATAGATTTTTCTACATTTTCAGCTCATAAGTTCCATGGTATGAAAGGAACTGGCTTTTTATTTGTGAGAGAAGGCATTAAGCTTGCTCCGTTATTTGAGGGAGGCTCACAAGAAAATGGTCTTCGAGCAGGAACAGAAAATACTGCTGGAATTGTAAGCATGGCTAAAGCGCTAAGGATGGCGAAGAATCAAGAGAATGAGCATGAACAATTATATAAACTAAGAGAAACATTTATAAGAAAATTAAATGCTATTGACGGCATTGTAATAAATAGTCCGGCTGATCAAGTCGCTCCTCACATTGTAAATTTCTCGATACCAGGGGCAAAACCAGAAGTAGTCGTTCAATCTTTATCATCTAAAGGGATCTATGTATCTACGAAATCTGCTTGTTCCTCAAAGTTATCGGCTCCTAGTCGTGTATTATCTGCAATGGGGCTTTCGGATGAGCGAGCGATTTCAGGTATAAGGGTAAGCTTTTCTTTTGACACAACAGCAGCTGAAGTAAATCAGCTCCTTACTGAACTTGAAGTAATTATTCCTGAACTATTGGAGGTCGTTAAATCATGA
- the thiI gene encoding tRNA uracil 4-sulfurtransferase ThiI has protein sequence MMIYDHILVRFGELALKGKNRSVFEKHLLENIKMSVKSIPNLKLKRTYGRIVIELNGQNHEPVVEKLKHIFGIHSFSLAFKVENDLQAMQKGALTVLQDRANVRTFKITAKRAYKPFPLDTMQLNREIGGYVLTNTEGITVDVHNPDVNIHVEVRETATYITSASYDGPGGLPVGTSGKVLLLLSGGIDSPVAGYLTLKRGAKIEAVHFHSPPYTNERAKQKVIDLAQSLTKYGNSVVLHLVPFTEVQKHIHSEIPSNLQMTVMRRMMLRISERIANERGILALGTGESLGQVASQTLHSMNTINEVTNLPIIRPLVTMDKLEVIDIAQKIGTFETSILPFEDCCTIFLPPDSKTRPKREQTNKYEQYIEIDKYVDDAVARTEKLLLTNTKRINNEVEDLF, from the coding sequence ATCATGATCTATGATCATATATTAGTAAGATTTGGAGAGCTTGCATTAAAAGGCAAAAATCGCTCTGTTTTTGAAAAACATTTGCTGGAAAATATTAAAATGAGTGTTAAATCAATTCCAAATTTAAAGTTGAAGCGAACGTATGGCCGAATTGTGATTGAATTGAATGGGCAAAATCATGAACCGGTTGTTGAGAAGCTTAAGCATATTTTTGGAATTCACTCGTTTAGTTTAGCCTTTAAGGTAGAAAATGATTTACAAGCGATGCAAAAAGGTGCATTAACCGTATTACAAGATCGTGCAAATGTACGTACGTTTAAAATTACAGCGAAAAGAGCGTATAAGCCTTTCCCGCTTGATACGATGCAATTAAATCGTGAAATAGGTGGATATGTCCTAACGAATACAGAAGGTATTACTGTTGATGTTCATAATCCAGACGTCAATATTCATGTGGAAGTAAGAGAAACTGCAACGTATATTACATCGGCTTCTTATGATGGACCTGGTGGATTGCCTGTTGGAACAAGTGGGAAAGTGCTATTATTGCTTTCAGGTGGAATTGACAGTCCAGTTGCAGGGTACTTAACTTTAAAGCGCGGCGCCAAAATTGAAGCTGTTCATTTTCATAGTCCACCTTATACTAATGAACGTGCAAAGCAAAAGGTGATTGACTTAGCACAATCTCTGACAAAATACGGAAATAGCGTTGTGTTGCATTTGGTTCCTTTTACAGAAGTTCAAAAGCATATTCATTCTGAAATCCCGAGTAATTTGCAGATGACAGTAATGAGAAGAATGATGTTAAGAATAAGCGAGAGGATTGCAAATGAGCGCGGCATTTTGGCGTTAGGTACTGGGGAAAGCTTAGGGCAGGTTGCCAGTCAAACTTTGCACAGTATGAATACGATTAATGAAGTGACCAATTTGCCAATCATCCGACCATTAGTTACAATGGATAAGTTGGAAGTAATCGATATTGCTCAGAAAATTGGTACTTTTGAAACGTCTATTTTGCCTTTTGAAGATTGCTGTACGATTTTCTTACCACCAGATTCAAAAACGAGGCCTAAAAGAGAACAGACAAATAAATATGAACAGTATATTGAAATTGATAAATATGTTGATGATGCAGTCGCAAGAACTGAAAAGCTACTTCTAACGAATACGAAGCGCATCAATAATGAGGTTGAAGACCTTTTTTAG
- a CDS encoding RDD family protein — translation MSRVMEQRKRVVNNRLRNRNRISSASIEVPKSEPPIEETTTDHYQYAGFWMRFWAFLLDLITVFSFNMLIVSPFIRITDISGILAIGPYSFETILWAVIFFLYFAIMTKNFGQTIGKMVMGVRVISKDRQELKWTQLIFREGVGRFLHQSLFFLYAIYAMVAFTEKKQGLHDVISDTYVIIDRNE, via the coding sequence GTGAGCCGAGTGATGGAGCAGAGAAAACGAGTTGTGAATAACAGACTGAGAAATCGAAATCGGATAAGCTCAGCTTCAATCGAAGTCCCAAAGTCTGAGCCTCCTATAGAAGAAACAACCACAGATCATTATCAGTACGCTGGTTTTTGGATGCGATTTTGGGCATTCTTATTAGACCTAATAACAGTATTCTCGTTCAATATGCTGATTGTATCTCCTTTTATACGTATAACAGATATTAGTGGAATACTTGCTATAGGACCATATAGTTTTGAGACCATTTTATGGGCTGTTATTTTCTTTCTTTATTTTGCGATTATGACCAAAAATTTTGGTCAAACAATCGGCAAAATGGTGATGGGAGTTCGGGTGATTTCTAAAGACCGGCAAGAGTTAAAGTGGACGCAGCTCATTTTCCGTGAGGGAGTAGGGCGTTTCTTGCATCAAAGCCTTTTCTTTCTTTATGCCATTTATGCAATGGTTGCTTTTACAGAGAAAAAACAAGGACTGCATGATGTCATATCAGATACGTACGTCATTATCGATCGAAATGAATAG
- a CDS encoding acetate kinase, producing the protein MAKIIAINAGSSSLKFQLLNMPEETVVTKGLVERIGLGDGIFTIEVDGEKNKETLDIPDHAFAVKTLLDKLTGLGIIQSLEEIEGIGHRVVHGGEKFNDSVLITDEVLSGIEEVSELAPLHNPANVVGIKAFREVLPNVPAVAVFDTAFHQSMPESSFLYSLPYEYYEKFGIRKYGFHGTSHKYVSERAAELLGRPIEQLRLLSCHLGNGASIAAIEGGKSIDTSMGFTPLAGVTMGTRSGNIDPALIPYIMEKTGQDAYEVLDTLNKRSGLLGVSGFSSDLRDIESEAESGNERAELALEVFTSRIHKYIGSYAARMSGVDAIIFTAGIGENSDVIRERVLKGLEFMGVYWDPSLNKVRGKEAFINYPHSPVKVIIIPTNEEVMIARDTVRLSK; encoded by the coding sequence ATGGCAAAAATCATTGCAATTAATGCAGGAAGTTCATCATTAAAATTTCAACTATTAAATATGCCAGAAGAGACGGTTGTAACAAAAGGCCTTGTTGAGCGTATTGGCTTGGGAGATGGCATTTTCACAATCGAGGTAGATGGCGAAAAGAATAAAGAAACATTGGACATTCCTGATCATGCGTTTGCAGTTAAAACATTACTTGATAAGCTTACAGGACTCGGGATTATTCAATCTTTAGAAGAAATCGAAGGAATTGGTCATCGTGTCGTTCACGGAGGAGAAAAGTTTAATGACTCCGTACTTATTACCGATGAAGTATTATCAGGAATTGAAGAAGTATCTGAGCTTGCGCCTTTGCATAATCCTGCAAACGTGGTTGGAATTAAAGCCTTTAGAGAAGTATTACCGAATGTACCTGCAGTAGCAGTGTTCGATACAGCTTTTCACCAATCAATGCCAGAATCGTCTTTCCTATATAGTCTACCTTATGAATATTATGAGAAATTTGGTATTCGTAAATATGGTTTCCACGGTACTTCTCATAAATATGTTTCAGAGCGTGCGGCAGAGTTATTAGGTCGTCCAATCGAACAATTACGTCTCCTTTCTTGTCACTTAGGAAATGGGGCAAGTATTGCAGCGATTGAAGGTGGTAAATCAATCGATACGTCTATGGGCTTTACGCCATTAGCAGGGGTAACGATGGGAACTCGTTCTGGTAACATTGATCCGGCATTAATTCCATATATTATGGAGAAAACAGGCCAAGATGCATATGAAGTATTAGACACATTGAATAAGCGTAGTGGGTTGTTAGGTGTATCAGGATTCTCAAGCGACCTTCGTGATATTGAAAGTGAAGCGGAAAGTGGAAACGAACGTGCTGAGCTTGCTTTGGAAGTATTCACTTCTCGTATTCATAAATACATTGGTTCGTATGCTGCTCGTATGAGTGGAGTTGATGCGATTATCTTCACGGCTGGAATCGGCGAAAATAGTGATGTTATTCGTGAGCGTGTACTTAAAGGCCTTGAGTTCATGGGCGTTTATTGGGATCCTTCTCTAAATAAAGTACGTGGAAAAGAAGCATTCATTAACTATCCTCATTCACCGGTAAAAGTTATCATTATCCCAACGAATGAAGAAGTAATGATTGCTCGTGATACAGTAAGACTTTCGAAATAA
- a CDS encoding alpha/beta-type small acid-soluble spore protein, whose translation MANNNSNNSNQLLVPGVQQALDQMKYEIASEFGVQLGPDATSRANGSVGGEITKRLVQMAEQQMGGFQQ comes from the coding sequence ATGGCAAACAACAATAGCAACAATTCAAATCAACTTCTTGTTCCTGGTGTACAACAAGCACTAGATCAAATGAAGTATGAGATCGCTTCTGAGTTTGGTGTTCAACTTGGTCCTGACGCAACTTCTCGTGCTAACGGTTCTGTTGGTGGAGAAATCACTAAGCGTTTAGTACAAATGGCTGAACAACAAATGGGTGGTTTTCAACAATAA
- the tpx gene encoding thiol peroxidase — MASITFKNNPVTLLGSEVKVGEKAPNFTVLANDLSEVTLENTKGKVRLISVVPSIDTGVCDQQTRRFNEEAANVPNTEILTVSVDLPFAQKRWCAAAGIENVQTLSDHRDLSFGEAFGVAIKELRLLARAVFVIDSNDVVTYAEYVSEATNHPNYEAAIEAAKAAK, encoded by the coding sequence ATGGCTTCAATTACATTCAAAAACAATCCAGTAACTTTACTAGGCTCAGAAGTGAAAGTGGGAGAAAAAGCACCTAACTTCACGGTTTTAGCAAATGATTTATCTGAGGTAACATTAGAAAATACAAAAGGAAAGGTTCGCCTAATCAGTGTTGTTCCTTCTATTGATACAGGAGTTTGTGACCAACAAACACGCCGCTTCAATGAAGAAGCGGCGAATGTACCAAACACAGAAATACTGACTGTAAGTGTCGATCTTCCGTTTGCTCAAAAACGTTGGTGCGCTGCTGCTGGAATAGAAAATGTTCAAACGTTATCAGATCATCGCGATCTTTCATTTGGTGAAGCGTTTGGGGTAGCGATTAAAGAATTACGATTATTAGCACGTGCTGTTTTTGTTATTGATTCTAACGATGTTGTTACGTACGCAGAGTACGTTTCAGAAGCAACGAATCATCCGAACTATGAAGCAGCGATTGAAGCAGCTAAAGCAGCAAAATAA